From a single Photobacterium gaetbulicola Gung47 genomic region:
- a CDS encoding branched-chain amino acid transport system II carrier protein (COG1114) — MTKQNTLAIGLMTFAMFLGAGNIIFPPFLGLQAGTQYFPAMLGFLVTAVGLPALTLIVMGRLSHSQQLTAALPKPMATGFWVLLFTAIGPAFGMPRAVTVAYEMGIAPFASNDLLLPFSLVFVTVTLLLAFQRGKLVDYIGKVMTPLLVLLLAVLAISAVVSPISPMTLPSAAYQHQAVTQGLIQGYMTMDAIAAVGFGWVIIKTIQDKGATSTNGLFTSTVKVTLIYAALMSACYLAMAYVGATSSAVASDATNGGEILTRYVANLFGLQGQLLLAIIIVMACLTTTIGLTNACAEYYQQTFNAPFSITATIVCALTGLLANFGLDQILQISLPVILVLCPVAIALVITALVVKPASSQRAIFVAAVSVTLVFGSIDTLHILGLIPAQWESTLTDFLPLYAAHASWLLPCLTTLLFSFLANVSLGNRSKPVASTPAK, encoded by the coding sequence ATGACTAAACAAAACACCTTGGCGATTGGCCTAATGACTTTTGCGATGTTTCTTGGTGCCGGAAACATCATCTTTCCCCCTTTTCTTGGCCTTCAAGCCGGTACACAATATTTTCCTGCCATGCTTGGCTTTCTCGTTACCGCTGTCGGTCTACCAGCCCTGACACTGATCGTCATGGGTCGCCTGAGCCATAGCCAGCAGCTTACCGCCGCTTTGCCAAAACCGATGGCCACCGGCTTTTGGGTCTTGCTGTTTACTGCCATCGGGCCAGCATTTGGTATGCCTCGCGCAGTAACCGTTGCCTATGAGATGGGTATTGCTCCATTTGCCTCAAATGACCTGTTACTGCCGTTTTCGTTGGTTTTCGTGACAGTCACCCTACTGCTTGCTTTCCAGCGAGGTAAGTTAGTCGATTACATCGGTAAAGTGATGACACCACTACTGGTTTTACTGCTGGCAGTACTAGCAATCTCGGCCGTTGTCTCACCCATCAGCCCAATGACCCTACCAAGCGCTGCCTATCAGCATCAAGCTGTCACCCAGGGGCTTATTCAGGGTTATATGACCATGGATGCTATCGCTGCGGTTGGCTTTGGCTGGGTGATCATCAAGACCATTCAAGACAAGGGAGCCACTTCAACTAACGGATTGTTTACCAGTACTGTAAAAGTTACTCTGATCTATGCCGCTCTGATGTCGGCGTGCTACCTGGCAATGGCTTATGTCGGTGCAACCTCATCCGCTGTTGCCAGCGATGCAACCAACGGTGGTGAGATCCTCACGCGCTATGTGGCAAACCTGTTTGGCCTACAAGGACAGTTATTACTCGCGATCATCATAGTGATGGCATGCCTGACCACTACAATCGGCCTGACAAATGCCTGTGCTGAGTACTACCAGCAAACATTCAATGCCCCTTTTTCTATCACGGCAACTATCGTTTGTGCCCTGACAGGCTTGCTTGCCAACTTCGGCCTGGATCAAATCCTCCAGATCAGCCTGCCAGTGATATTGGTGCTCTGCCCAGTTGCCATTGCACTGGTTATTACGGCACTGGTCGTGAAGCCCGCTTCGTCTCAGCGCGCCATCTTTGTCGCGGCAGTTTCTGTTACGCTGGTATTTGGTAGCATCGATACCCTGCATATTCTCGGTCTGATCCCGGCACAATGGGAGAGTACTCTCACGGATTTCTTGCCGCTCTATGCCGCCCATGCCAGCTGGCTACTCCCGTGCCTGACAACCCTGCTCTTTAGCTTTCTGGCTAATGTATCACTGGGGAACCGTAGCAAGCCGGTGGCATCTACTCCGGCGAAATAA
- a CDS encoding cytochrome c-type biogenesis protein NrfF (COG3088,COG4235) — MVSNVVSQIKTVLLVLSIGLLVTAMPVVAQSDQIFVAADTQLVESVETFRFRSSAEQRRAIELSRRLRCPQCQNQNLIESNSPVAKDLRFKVYQMVDAGRSDEEVIEFMTSRFGDFVLYKPRLNPQTYLLWGGPFLLLALFGSIIWSTIRRQQRARE, encoded by the coding sequence ATGGTTAGCAATGTGGTTAGTCAAATAAAAACGGTGCTGCTGGTTCTGAGCATAGGGTTACTAGTCACGGCTATGCCGGTGGTGGCACAGTCGGATCAGATTTTTGTCGCTGCCGATACACAGTTAGTCGAATCCGTGGAGACGTTTCGCTTTCGCTCTTCTGCCGAGCAGCGGCGGGCAATCGAGCTATCACGCCGCTTGCGCTGCCCGCAATGCCAGAACCAGAACCTGATTGAGTCGAACTCGCCAGTGGCGAAAGACTTGCGGTTCAAGGTCTATCAAATGGTTGATGCCGGACGCAGTGACGAGGAGGTGATTGAGTTTATGACGTCACGGTTTGGCGATTTTGTGTTGTATAAGCCACGTTTGAACCCGCAAACGTATTTATTGTGGGGGGGGCCATTCTTATTGCTCGCCCTGTTTGGCTCAATTATCTGGAGCACGATTAGACGCCAGCAGCGGGCAAGGGAGTAG
- a CDS encoding branched chain amino acid transporter (COG1114), with amino-acid sequence MKTNDTLAIGLMTFAMFLGAGNIIFPPFLGLEAGTQLLPAMIGFLVTAVGLPALTLIVFGRLSDSKQLTNPLPSWLATLIWVALLTAVGPAFSMPRAVTVAYEMGINPFVDSEQLPLFSLFFCSLTLLLAFHPGKLVDYIGKIMTPLLIIMLCILAITAVVNPLSAPLAPQGEYVDFAFTQGLVQGYMTMDAIAAVGFGWVIIKAINNKGVTDKKAVGKSTFKVSLIYIVLMGACYLAMGYVGATSSPIAAGASNGGELLSLYVAYHFGEYGQLLLAAIIIMACLTTTVGLTNACTEYYQETFGVPFRRTATIVVVLTGIIANVGLDQILALSLPAILVLCPVAIALILCALFYPGQTKYRNTYMAAIAIAFIFGSIDAASILDVVPSTMDDSFNKWLPLYSANASWLLPCALVLLSRKLKLSMKSRQLAGSHN; translated from the coding sequence ATGAAGACTAACGATACACTTGCCATCGGCTTGATGACCTTCGCCATGTTCCTCGGCGCTGGCAACATCATTTTTCCCCCTTTCCTCGGCTTGGAAGCCGGCACCCAGCTGCTGCCCGCCATGATTGGTTTCCTGGTTACGGCTGTCGGGTTACCCGCCCTGACCCTGATTGTTTTTGGCCGCTTGAGCGATAGCAAACAGCTGACAAACCCGTTGCCAAGCTGGCTCGCCACCCTGATTTGGGTTGCCCTGCTTACCGCCGTTGGCCCGGCATTCAGTATGCCCCGCGCCGTTACCGTTGCTTATGAAATGGGGATCAACCCGTTTGTCGATAGCGAGCAGCTACCACTCTTTTCCCTCTTTTTTTGTAGCCTGACCTTACTACTGGCCTTTCACCCGGGTAAGCTGGTTGACTATATCGGCAAGATCATGACACCACTTTTGATCATCATGCTTTGCATACTGGCTATCACCGCTGTGGTCAACCCGCTATCTGCACCACTCGCACCACAGGGTGAATATGTCGATTTTGCTTTTACCCAAGGTTTGGTACAGGGCTATATGACAATGGATGCCATCGCTGCCGTCGGCTTTGGCTGGGTGATCATCAAAGCCATTAACAACAAAGGGGTAACCGACAAAAAAGCGGTAGGAAAATCGACGTTCAAAGTATCTTTGATTTATATCGTTCTGATGGGGGCATGTTACTTGGCGATGGGTTATGTCGGTGCCACTTCCAGCCCTATCGCAGCAGGAGCAAGCAATGGTGGTGAACTGCTAAGCCTTTATGTTGCATACCATTTTGGTGAGTACGGACAATTGCTGCTGGCTGCAATCATTATCATGGCCTGCCTGACGACAACGGTTGGTCTGACTAACGCCTGTACCGAGTATTACCAAGAAACCTTCGGTGTCCCGTTCCGCCGTACCGCCACGATTGTTGTGGTTCTGACCGGTATTATCGCCAATGTCGGGCTTGATCAAATTCTGGCCCTGAGCCTGCCGGCTATCCTGGTGCTGTGCCCCGTTGCTATTGCCCTGATCCTTTGTGCGCTGTTCTACCCGGGCCAAACCAAGTACCGCAACACCTATATGGCCGCCATCGCTATCGCTTTCATCTTCGGCAGCATCGACGCCGCCAGTATCCTTGATGTTGTCCCAAGTACGATGGACGACAGCTTTAACAAATGGCTTCCGCTGTACTCGGCAAATGCCAGTTGGCTGCTGCCATGTGCGCTGGTGTTGCTTTCAAGAAAATTAAAGCTATCAATGAAGTCTCGGCAGCTAGCAGGCAGTCACAACTAA
- a CDS encoding putative thiol:disulfide interchange protein DsbE (COG0526) codes for MRLTSRYLPLAVVLVILAVISLAVMLTQDNQTSKLEEKPVPAFSLPRLDTPGVADETLLAGQLHLLNVWASWCAVCKSEHQFLMQLAQQGNVAIVGLNYRDNRQSAMRELTQSGNPYQAVLFDPKGALALDLGVYGTPESYLIDNHGMIRYRYLGPLDEGVWQREFVPVIERLQQEEATNG; via the coding sequence ATGAGATTGACGAGCCGATACCTTCCTCTGGCTGTTGTCTTGGTGATTCTGGCAGTGATTAGCTTGGCGGTGATGCTTACCCAAGATAACCAGACGTCAAAACTTGAGGAGAAGCCAGTGCCAGCTTTTAGCTTGCCGCGGCTGGATACGCCGGGTGTGGCGGATGAAACCTTGCTGGCGGGACAACTGCATTTGCTCAATGTCTGGGCTTCTTGGTGTGCCGTATGCAAAAGCGAGCATCAGTTTCTGATGCAGCTGGCGCAGCAAGGGAATGTTGCCATTGTGGGGCTCAATTATCGGGACAACCGCCAATCGGCAATGCGTGAATTAACCCAAAGTGGCAACCCTTACCAAGCGGTGTTGTTCGATCCCAAAGGAGCCCTTGCATTGGATTTGGGCGTATACGGCACCCCGGAAAGTTACCTTATCGATAACCATGGCATGATCCGGTACCGCTATCTTGGTCCACTGGATGAAGGCGTATGGCAACGTGAGTTCGTCCCGGTGATTGAGCGCTTGCAGCAGGAAGAGGCCACTAATGGTTAG